One part of the Syngnathus acus chromosome 17, fSynAcu1.2, whole genome shotgun sequence genome encodes these proteins:
- the col15a1b gene encoding collagen, type XV, alpha 1b isoform X2 encodes MGTLCISLALCLLLSTPLQAQWWSFIWSSPKSSPSPSPPSVTSPRSSDMPGTTAWVGREDETTGTAFSSVIQAEMSSLSPAGSSQGTLPPDVTTVVMISNARSHFKPLKHWKSEQSSGNHLDLTELIGVPLPPSVSFTAGFEGFPAYNFGPEANIGRLTKTFVPGPFYIDFAIIATIRPASQRGGMLFAFTDARQKVVELGLALTPVHKGLQNILLYYTDSEQPSHSQKAAAFSVPDMTDQWTRFTVVVEHNEVRLYMDCGEAERTTFHRRPERLNFSHNSGIFVANAGSTGLEMFVGAIQQLVIKDDPRAAEEQCEDDDPDASGYASGDNGLDDRETEEMIKKREGRKHGAAQGNTAPLQAPPTQAPTLDSDNNSSYQTSMEDSEQVFLRGPHQTDEPGEASEDVLVKHALKGEPGEPGLPGLPGSPGPTEPGSRGPTGPPGIPGKPGRDGHQGMKGDNGDPGQRGPQGFPGLNGDAGVKGDKGDPGVGSPGPPGLPGPPGPPRSHSVPYGEDALGSGFEDLESDSELIRGPPGPPGPPGPPGPPAAESSSMNIAGDLSHTYPGPHGAPGKNGLEGQPGIPMFMDWFNGSGSGGSGLSAELSSDLGSGFSSDSESGFASGSGLDISSAWVLGEGLAGKDGAPGLPGPVGEKGDRGLPGSPGSKGECGSSGNAGLVGPQGPSGPPGKRGPPGPPGPPGPPSPAETKFIVEDMEGSGKSDMVLGARVPGPQGSPGLPGLQGPKGENGAPGPPGPSIKGERGDLGAEGLQGPAGLPGPRGVKGEKGRPGQKGDRGVDGLDITGPPGPPGPPGPVISLTDLLLNVSENIFNFTELRGPPGPMGPEGLPGKAGFPGPRGPKGDKGPPGIQGPAGLKGAKGEPGVTIAADGSLLSVPKGPHGPKGIKGARGLPGPAGPIGLHGPPGQKGEYGFPGRSGRPGMPGRKGEKGGSVGTPGPPGPPGTPGLPGRILGLNGDSNNGLNIVKAKGEKGEVGMPGEPGTLAPEFPDGIVGAKGDLGSKGQKGEKGDSGAPGPPGLPGRSGLVGPKGESVIGPPGSPGSPGQRGAPGFGRPGPRGPAGPPGPPGPQPAFGAGVSDPGPPGPPGPPGISTLVTTYETVYALTRETHRAPEGTLAYVSESGGELYIRSQSGWRKVQLGNLIQSETSSSSAPQAHNKPGEWSRPHRSHSQELHEGGRGYQPSFNNLQQTFTAVAGLHLVALNAPLKGDMRGIRGADFQCYQQARAMGLTSTYRAFLSSHLQDLATIVRKADRANMPVVNLRGEMLFKSWMSIFSGNGGIFDPSVPIYSFDGRNVLIDSAWPEKLIWHGSSAVGIRATMNYCEAWRTADMAVTGQAALLQTGRLLGQHTRSCSNHYIVLCIENTYVGNIHQRRT; translated from the exons ATGGGAACTCTTTGCATCTCCCTTGCTCTTTGCCTACTCTTATCCACACCTTTGCAAGCTCAATGGTGGAGTTTCATCTGGTCCAGCCCAAAGAGTAGCCCTAGTCCCTCTCCTCCATCCGTAACTTCTCCGAGGTCTTCAGACATGCCAGGGACAACAGCGTGGGTGGGACGTGAGGACGAGACAACGGGGACCGCTTTCAGTAGTGTGATCCAGGCTGAGATGTCTAGTCTTAGCCCTGCAGGGTCTTCCCAGGGGACTCTACCTCCAGATGTGACTACAGTTGTGATGATCAGTAATGCCAGATCCCATTTCAAACCACTGAAACATTGGAAGAGTG AGCAAAGCTCCGGAAATCATCTGGATTTGACAGAGTTAATTGGCGTGCCCCTTCCACCTTCTGTCTCCTTCACTGCTGGCTTTGAGGGCTTTCCAGCGTACAACTTTGGGCCCGAAGCCAACATAGGAAGGCTCACCAAGACCTTTGTGCCAGGCCCATTCTACATCGACTTTGCCATCATTGCCACG ATCCGTCCAGCCAGCCAAAGAGGAGGCATGCTCTTTGCCTTTACAGATGCCCGTCAAAAAGTGGTTGAGTTGGGCTTAGCCCTCACGCCAGTTCACAAAGGTCTTCAAAATATCTTATTATACTACACTGACAGTGAACAGCCATCCCATAGCCAAAAAGCTGCTGCCTTCAGTGTGCCAGACATGACGGACCAGTGGACACGCTTTACT GTTGTGGTGGAGCACAATGAGGTGCGTCTCTATATGGACTGTGGTGAAGCAGAGAGGACGACCTTCCATCGAAGGCCGGAAAGACTCAATTTCTCACACAACTCTGGcatttttgttgcaaatgCGGGGAGCACAGGGCTTGAGATGTTTGTG GGAGCCATTCAGCAGCTGGTTATCAAAGACGATCCAAGGGCGGCCGAGGAACAGTGTGAGGATGACGATCCTGAT GCTTCTGGGTATGCCAGTGGTGACAATGGTCTGGAtgacagagagacagaagaAATGATCAAGAAAAGAGAGGGACGGAAACATGGAGCAGCACAG GGAAACACTGCTCCGCTTCAAGCCCCACCCACACAAGCTCCAACACTGGACAGTGACAATAATTCAAGTTACCAGACCTCAATGGAGGACAGTGAACAAGTCTTCCTCAGag ggCCTCATCAGACAGACGAGCCAGGAGAGGCATCTGAAGAT GTTCTTGTCAAGCACGCTTTAAAAGGTGAACCAGGGGAGCCTGGACTACCAGGCTtacctggctcacctggaccCACTGAGCCAGGGTCAAGAGGTCCAACAGGACCACCAGGAATTCCTGGAAAGCCTGGAAGAGATGGACACCAG GGAATGAAGGGGGACAATGGAGATCCA GGTCAGAGAGGACCTCAAGGATTTCCAGGTTTGAATGGAGATGCTGGAGTCAAAGGAGATAAG GGAGACCCTGGGGTTGGCTCACCAGGCCCACCGGGTCTACCCGGGCCTCCTGGACCTCCTAGATCACACAGTGTACCT TATGGAGAAGATGCGCTGGGTTCTGGGTTTGAAGACCTGGAAAGTGATTCTGAGCTCATTAGG GGTCCTCCTGGCCCACCTGGGCCTCCAGGACCACCTGGTCCTCCTGCGGCCGAGTCTTCATCAATGAACATTGCTGGAGACCTCTCTCACACATATCCTGGGCCACATGGTGCTCCTGGTAAAAATGGACTTGAAGGCCAGCCAGGAATACCA ATGTTTATGGATTGGTTTAATGGTTCTGGGTCTGGTGGTTCAGGTTTGAGCGCAGAGTTGTCCTCTGACCTTGGCTCTGGTTTCAGTTCTGATTCTGAGTCCGGTTTTGCTTCTGGGTCTGGGCTTGACATCAGCTCTGCTTGGGTTTTGGGCGAG GGTCTAGCAGGAAAAGATGGTGCTCCAGGTCTCCCTGGACCTGTGGGAGAGAAG GGTGACAGAGGTTTACCCGGATCACCTGGATCAAAG GGTGAATGTGGATCTTCAGGCAATGCGGGGTTAGTGGGACCTCAAGGGCCCAGCGGTCCACCAGGGAAAAGAGGCCCACCGGGTCCACCAGGGCCTCCTGGTCCCCCCAGTCCTGCAGAAACCAAATTCATTGTTGAG GATATGGAGGGATCTGGCAAGAGTGACATGGTGCTTGGAGCAAGAGTCCCAGGCCCACAA GGTTCACCTGGTCTTCCTGGTTTGCAAGGCCCCAAG GGTGAGAATGGAGCTCCAGGTCCACCAGGGCCTTCCATCAAG GGTGAAAGAGGGGACCTGGGAGCAGAAGGTTTGCAGGGTCCTGCTGGACTACCAGGTCCAAGG GGGGTTAAAGGTGAAAAGGGTAGGCCAGGGCAAAAG GGTGATCGCGGTGTGGATGGGCTTGACATCACAGGACCACCTGGGCCTCCTGGACCTCCTGGACCCGTCATTAGTTTGACAGAT TTACTCCTCAATGTCTCAGAGAATATATTCAACTTCACAGAGCTCAGAGGACCACCAGGGCCAATG GGACCCGAGGGCTTGCCTGGCAAAGCTGGATTTCCT GGCCCCAGAGGACCAAAGGGAGACAAGGGTCCTCCAGGCATCCAAGGGCCAGCAGGGCTCAAG GGAGCAAAGGGAGAGCCAGGTGTGACCATCGCTGCAGATGGATCGCTTTTATCTGTACCAAAAGGACCCCATGGACCCAAAGGCATCAAG GGTGCCCGTGGATTGCCTGGACCTGCAGGACCCATT ggcCTACATGGACCTCCTGGACAAAAGGGAGAATATGGGTTCCCTGGTCGCTCT GGAAGACCTGGTATGCCTGgtagaaaaggggaaaaaggaGGTTCTGTTGGCACGCCA GGACCCCCGGGTCCACCTGGTACGCCTGGACTTCCAGGAAGAATTCTTGGATTGAACGGA gATTCAAATAATGGGCTAAATATTGTGAAAGCTAAAGGAGAAAAAGGAGAGGTCGGAATGCCCGGAGAGCCAGGGACACTTG CCCCTGAGTTTCCCGATGGAATTGTG GGTGCTAAAGGTGATCTGGGATCAAAAGGTCAGAAAGGAGAAAAGGGTGACTCAGGCGCTCCCGGTCCCCCAGGACTACCAGGGCGGTCAGGACTTGTG GGTCCTAAAGGCGAGTCAGTGATTGGCCCTCCAGGTTCTCCTGGGTCTCCAGGCCAACGCGGAGCCCCTGGATTTGGACGCCCAGGTCCCAGAGGGCCAGCCGGCCCTCCTGGACCACCAGGACCACAACCTGCATTTGGAGCAG GTGTTAGTGACCCAGGCCCTCCCGGTCCTCCTGGACCTCCAGGAATTTCCACCCTG GTAACCACCTATGAGACGGTTTATGCTCTGACGAGAGAAACCCACCGTGCTCCAGAGGGAACCTTGGCATATGTGTCTGAGAGCGGAGGAGAGCTTTACATCAGATCACAGAGTGGATGGCGCAAAGTTCAG CTTGGAAACTTGATCCAATCCGAAACATCATCCTCATCAGCTCCTCAAGCCCACAACAAACCTGGCGAATGGAGCCGACCACACAGGAGCCACAGccaa GAGCTGCATGAGGGCGGGAGAGGATATCAGCCCAGTTTTAACAATCTGCAACAGACTTTCACTGCTGTAGCTGGG CTCCATCTAGTGGCTCTAAACGCTCCATTGAAAGGAGATATGCGAGGGATCCGTGGGGCCGACTTCCAGTGCTACCAACAGGCACGGGCAATGGGACTGACAAGCACATACAGGGCCTTCCTGTCCTCACACCTCCAAGACCTGGCCACCATTGTGAGGAAGGCAGACCGTGCCAACATGCCTGTGGTTAATCTCAGG GGTGAGATGCTGTTCAAAAGCTGGATGTCCATTTTCTCTGGAAATGGTGGCATATTTGACCCCTCCGTCCCCATTTACTCCTTTGATGGACGTAATGTGCTGATTGACTCAGCATG GCCAGAAAAATTGATTTGGCACGGGTCCAGCGCTGTGGGAATCCGTGCAACCATGAACTACTGCGAAGCGTGGAGGACCGCCGATATGGCGGTGACGGGTCAGGCCGCACTGCTTCAGACCGGACGACTCTTAGGTCAACACACCCGCTCGTGCTCCAACCACTACATCGTGCTGTGTATAGAAAACACGTACGTGGGGAATATACATCAACGGAGGACCTGA